From a single Alkalihalophilus pseudofirmus genomic region:
- a CDS encoding sugar-binding transcriptional regulator, whose translation MRVLLDIQQKLLPDLLDVMVKRFKILQYIRLMQPIGRRSLSTNLQMSERVLRTEVTFLKDQGLVHFATSGMTVTPSGEALFYQLEDVMKELLGLRNLEEQVEHKLGVKKVLVVAGNSDQDHWVKHELGRASVAELKAKREPSDVIAVMGGTTLAAVAEMMTPDAGMRDVTFVPARGGLGENVENQANTISAELATRAGAQYRLLHVPDQLSEEAYSSLVLEPSIGDILKLIKSARVVIHGIGEANTMASRRGSKSTFIEKIEREQAVAEAFGYYFNREGDIIHKQRTIGLQLDELDNKYVISVAGGESKAEAISAYMKYRPSDVLITDESAARRLLEIE comes from the coding sequence ATGCGAGTATTATTAGATATTCAGCAAAAATTATTACCAGACTTGCTCGATGTTATGGTAAAACGTTTCAAAATTCTCCAGTACATTCGTTTGATGCAGCCGATTGGTAGAAGAAGTTTATCCACAAATCTGCAAATGTCAGAGCGAGTGCTGAGAACAGAAGTGACGTTTTTAAAAGACCAAGGCCTCGTTCACTTTGCTACATCAGGAATGACAGTTACACCTTCTGGAGAGGCGCTGTTTTATCAGCTGGAAGATGTAATGAAAGAATTGCTTGGTCTAAGAAATCTTGAAGAGCAAGTAGAGCATAAGCTTGGTGTGAAAAAGGTATTAGTTGTCGCTGGAAATAGTGATCAAGACCATTGGGTAAAGCATGAGCTTGGACGTGCGAGTGTGGCTGAATTAAAAGCCAAACGCGAACCAAGTGATGTCATTGCTGTAATGGGAGGGACGACACTAGCCGCTGTTGCTGAAATGATGACGCCTGATGCTGGAATGCGGGATGTTACATTTGTGCCGGCACGCGGCGGGTTAGGAGAGAACGTAGAAAATCAAGCCAATACAATCAGCGCCGAGCTTGCAACAAGAGCAGGGGCTCAGTACAGGCTGCTTCACGTTCCTGACCAATTAAGTGAAGAAGCTTATTCTTCTCTTGTATTAGAGCCTTCAATCGGGGATATCCTAAAGCTGATTAAATCAGCCCGTGTGGTTATTCATGGAATAGGTGAAGCCAATACAATGGCGTCACGCCGAGGATCTAAGAGCACGTTTATCGAGAAGATTGAGCGGGAACAAGCGGTAGCAGAAGCATTTGGCTACTACTTTAACCGTGAAGGGGACATTATTCACAAACAGCGTACGATCGGCCTGCAGCTTGATGAATTAGATAACAAGTATGTGATAAGCGTTGCTGGGGGAGAATCTAAGGCAGAGGCCATCTCTGCATACATGAAATACCGCCCAAGCGATGTGCTGATTACAGATGAATCTGCAGCAAGACGATTGCTTGAAATTGAGTAA
- a CDS encoding glutaredoxin family protein: MLHVVMYSKEQCPLCDKGEQVLKELKDELPFELSVVDIYKDDDLLLKYQIMIPVAAVETEEGIEELDYGQLSKEKIRKRLLQIIG; encoded by the coding sequence ATGCTACACGTAGTAATGTATTCGAAAGAACAATGTCCGCTTTGTGATAAAGGGGAACAGGTTCTCAAAGAACTAAAGGATGAGCTTCCTTTTGAGTTATCCGTAGTGGATATTTACAAAGATGATGATCTGCTGTTGAAATATCAAATTATGATTCCAGTCGCAGCAGTAGAAACAGAAGAGGGAATCGAAGAACTTGATTACGGGCAATTATCAAAAGAAAAAATAAGAAAACGTTTACTTCAGATAATTGGGTAA
- the rpoN gene encoding RNA polymerase factor sigma-54 → MQFGLFQQQTTTLIMTQQLRQAINLLQYSTTDLSAFIHEQALENPLIDLQDQASMQAGSESSYIGASAPRSGSTRKSEDEASPIDYALVDHKSLSEHLVSQAGEIALSEELERQLHYFIFSLREDGYFCRPFEEVCSDLAISTEEGEDVLRILQSFEPAGIGARSLSECLLLQLKHLSNKAPLAEIIVSRHMEDLASKKWKTLAAELDVTMSDIQDVYDLIQTLDPRPGTQYSGEPTNYLIPDLSITWKNGELFVQLIDDSLPPIRLNRDYEQLLHRSNQAEATEYAKQKYQQIQWLLKSIEQRQQTIKKVAEAIVRHQRDFFESKSGVLKPLTLKDIAEEIDMHESTVSRATTHKYAQTPRGLYELKAFFTSSVKNGFGESTSSQSIKELIKELIANESKQKPLSDQKIVTWLESEKGITVSRRAIAKYRDELGIPSSSKRKRYE, encoded by the coding sequence ATGCAGTTTGGTCTTTTTCAACAGCAGACAACAACATTAATTATGACGCAGCAGCTGCGCCAGGCGATTAATTTGTTGCAGTACTCCACAACAGACTTGTCCGCCTTCATACACGAACAGGCACTTGAGAATCCATTAATTGACTTACAAGATCAAGCTTCTATGCAAGCGGGGAGCGAATCTTCATATATAGGGGCATCGGCACCGAGGTCCGGTAGCACTAGAAAGAGTGAAGACGAGGCATCGCCTATTGACTATGCCCTTGTTGACCATAAAAGTTTGAGCGAGCACTTAGTTTCCCAAGCTGGGGAGATTGCGTTATCGGAAGAACTTGAGCGTCAGCTTCATTATTTTATTTTCAGCTTGAGAGAAGACGGCTACTTTTGCCGCCCGTTTGAAGAGGTGTGCAGTGATTTAGCGATCTCGACAGAAGAGGGAGAAGATGTTTTACGTATTTTGCAAAGCTTTGAGCCTGCCGGGATAGGTGCTAGATCTCTTTCAGAATGTCTTCTTTTGCAGCTTAAGCACCTTTCAAATAAAGCGCCATTGGCTGAAATCATCGTTTCCCGGCATATGGAGGATCTTGCCTCTAAAAAATGGAAGACTCTTGCGGCTGAATTAGATGTGACAATGAGCGATATCCAAGATGTGTACGACTTAATTCAAACACTAGATCCGCGTCCCGGCACCCAGTACTCAGGAGAGCCGACGAATTATTTAATTCCAGACCTGTCTATTACATGGAAGAACGGCGAGTTATTCGTGCAGTTAATTGATGACTCCTTGCCGCCAATCCGGCTTAACCGTGATTATGAACAGCTTCTGCATCGTTCGAATCAAGCGGAAGCGACTGAATATGCTAAGCAAAAATATCAGCAGATTCAATGGCTCCTAAAAAGTATTGAACAGCGTCAACAGACGATTAAAAAAGTAGCCGAAGCGATCGTTCGTCATCAACGCGATTTCTTTGAATCAAAAAGTGGGGTATTGAAGCCGCTGACACTAAAGGATATTGCTGAAGAAATTGATATGCATGAGTCCACTGTCAGCCGTGCAACCACTCATAAATACGCGCAGACACCGCGCGGGCTGTATGAGCTGAAAGCATTCTTTACATCAAGTGTGAAGAACGGCTTCGGGGAATCGACCTCAAGCCAATCAATCAAAGAGTTGATTAAAGAGTTGATTGCAAATGAATCAAAGCAAAAGCCATTATCAGACCAAAAAATTGTCACATGGCTTGAGAGTGAAAAAGGAATCACTGTTTCTCGCCGTGCGATTGCAAAATACAGAGATGAGCTTGGCATTCCGTCTTCCTCAAAGCGCAAGAGGTATGAATAG
- the clpP gene encoding ATP-dependent Clp endopeptidase proteolytic subunit ClpP — protein sequence MNLIPTVIEQTNRGERAYDIYSRLLKDRIIMLGSAIDDNVANSIVAQLLFLQAEDPEKDISLYINSPGGSITAGMAIYDTMNFIKPKVSTICIGMAASMGAFLLAAGEPGKRLALPNSEVMIHQPLGGTRGQASDIEIHARRIIEMRETLNKILAERTGQPLEVIARDTDRDNFMTASRAKEYGLIDEVISSPKK from the coding sequence ATGAACTTAATTCCTACAGTTATTGAGCAGACAAACCGAGGTGAGCGTGCTTATGACATCTACTCTCGCCTACTTAAAGACCGTATCATCATGCTTGGCAGTGCCATTGATGACAACGTAGCAAACTCTATTGTTGCTCAACTTTTATTCCTACAAGCAGAAGATCCAGAAAAAGATATTTCTCTTTATATTAACAGCCCAGGTGGTTCGATCACAGCTGGTATGGCGATCTATGATACGATGAACTTCATCAAGCCGAAAGTATCAACTATTTGTATCGGTATGGCAGCTTCTATGGGTGCATTCCTTCTTGCTGCTGGTGAGCCTGGCAAACGTCTTGCTCTTCCAAACAGTGAAGTAATGATTCACCAACCGCTTGGCGGAACACGCGGGCAAGCTTCTGATATCGAAATCCATGCTCGCCGCATTATTGAAATGCGCGAAACATTAAACAAAATTCTTGCTGAGCGTACAGGTCAACCATTAGAAGTCATCGCACGCGATACAGACCGTGATAACTTCATGACTGCCTCAAGAGCAAAAGAATACGGCTTAATTGACGAAGTAATTTCTTCACCAAAAAAATAA
- a CDS encoding IS3 family transposase (programmed frameshift), with protein MTTFTKEYKLQVAKRYLNEIISYRELANQVGVDDSTLRYWVMLVRYHGDQAFTFPYTNYSAAFKLKVIQFMTEENYSIREASAIFHIPVPCMLRRWKKKWETAGEDALEPREKGLSTMTSNQNKNKGNSDSSTQSIEEMKRELEHLRMENAYLKKLKGLSSGKTITNKIKAKVVYELRNEFPVIRMLKIAKMPRSTYYNLVKKWSEPDPDRKWKRRIAFIYHKHFGRYGYRRITDLLQEKGYAINKKKVLRMMRDLGLKCLVRMKKYKSYKGEVGKAAPNILNRNFRAEKPNQKWVTDITEFKLFGQKLYLSPLFDLFNGELITYTLQSRPTYDLVDTMLDQGLKHLNKGDDLLIHSDQGWHYRMAPYVRKLKEHNITQSMSRKGNCHDNSVMENFFGILKSEFLYLNEFDSIEHFKEELEQYIYYYNHVRIKSRLNRKSPVAYRLSTQKAA; from the exons ATGACTACGTTCACTAAGGAATATAAACTTCAAGTGGCTAAACGTTATCTAAATGAAATCATCAGTTATCGAGAACTTGCAAATCAAGTGGGCGTAGATGATTCGACGCTGCGATATTGGGTGATGTTAGTTCGCTATCATGGGGATCAAGCTTTTACCTTTCCCTATACAAACTATTCAGCTGCCTTTAAACTGAAAGTAATTCAATTTATGACCGAAGAGAATTACTCCATTCGAGAGGCATCAGCCATTTTTCATATTCCCGTTCCATGTATGCTTCGCAGATGGAAGAAAAAGTGGGAAACAGCTGGAGAAGATGCCCTTGAACCAAGAGAAAAGGGGCTTTCTACAATGACTTCTAATCAGAATAAAAACAAGGGCAACAGCGACTCTTCAACCCAATCGATAGAAGAGATGAAAAGAGAACTGGAACACCTGCGTATGGAGAATGCGTATTTAAAAAAGCTGAAAG GCCTTAGTTCAGGAAAAACAATCACCAACAAAATCAAAGCGAAAGTAGTATATGAACTAAGGAACGAATTCCCGGTGATTCGAATGTTAAAGATAGCCAAGATGCCTAGAAGCACTTACTATAACCTTGTAAAAAAATGGAGCGAACCAGATCCTGATCGAAAATGGAAAAGAAGAATTGCATTCATTTACCATAAGCACTTTGGTCGATATGGCTATCGTCGTATTACAGACCTCCTTCAGGAAAAGGGATATGCGATTAACAAAAAGAAAGTGCTTCGAATGATGAGAGACCTAGGGCTTAAATGCCTTGTACGAATGAAAAAATACAAATCATATAAAGGAGAAGTTGGAAAAGCAGCTCCAAACATCCTAAACCGTAACTTTAGAGCCGAGAAGCCTAATCAAAAGTGGGTGACAGACATTACGGAATTTAAATTGTTTGGACAGAAGCTCTATCTGTCTCCACTATTTGACCTGTTTAACGGCGAACTGATAACCTATACGCTCCAATCAAGACCAACGTATGATTTGGTCGATACGATGTTGGACCAAGGGTTAAAGCACCTAAATAAAGGCGATGATCTCTTGATTCATTCTGATCAAGGTTGGCACTATCGAATGGCCCCTTACGTAAGGAAACTGAAAGAACATAACATCACACAAAGTATGTCTCGAAAAGGCAACTGTCACGATAATTCTGTCATGGAAAACTTTTTTGGAATCCTGAAATCGGAGTTCCTTTATTTAAACGAATTTGATAGTATTGAACACTTCAAAGAAGAGTTAGAACAATACATCTATTACTACAACCATGTGAGAATTAAATCAAGATTGAACCGGAAAAGTCCAGTAGCTTATCGACTCAGTACCCAAAAAGCTGCTTAA
- a CDS encoding HPr family phosphocarrier protein yields MAEKEVQVKLKTGLQARPAALFVQEANRFSSDVFIQKGEKKVNAKSIMGLMSLALSQGTTITLITEGHDEAEALEALAAYVEKEA; encoded by the coding sequence ATGGCAGAAAAAGAAGTACAAGTTAAACTAAAAACCGGTTTGCAAGCAAGACCGGCAGCTCTATTTGTTCAAGAGGCGAATCGTTTTTCATCTGATGTATTTATTCAAAAGGGTGAAAAGAAAGTGAATGCGAAGAGTATTATGGGTCTTATGAGCCTTGCTTTGAGCCAGGGCACGACGATTACTCTTATTACTGAGGGGCATGATGAGGCAGAAGCGTTGGAAGCACTAGCTGCCTATGTTGAGAAAGAAGCTTAA
- the whiA gene encoding DNA-binding protein WhiA, with amino-acid sequence MSFAATTKKELTQFEQEDCCAKAELSALIRMNGSMSLGNKQLGLDVTTENAAIARRIYTLIKKLYPEIFVELLVRKKMRLKKNNVYLVRISHEAKRLLEHLGILGEGFSFIRTISQEIVNTSCCKRAYLRGAFLAGGSINHPETSSYHLEVFSLYEEHNQSLCELMNEYDLNAKTLERKKGFITYMKESEKITEFLNIIGAHQALLYFEDVRIMKDMRNSVNRLVNCETANLNKTVGAALRQVENIRLVEREIGLEQLPPKLREIAELRMKHQDVTLKELGEMVESGVVSKSGINHRLRKIDQLAERIRSGQSVELKM; translated from the coding sequence ATGTCCTTCGCAGCCACTACAAAAAAAGAACTAACCCAGTTTGAGCAAGAGGATTGTTGTGCTAAAGCAGAACTTTCCGCTTTAATCCGTATGAATGGATCGATGTCACTTGGAAACAAGCAGCTTGGGCTTGATGTGACCACTGAGAACGCAGCGATTGCTCGTCGGATTTACACTTTAATTAAAAAGTTATATCCAGAGATTTTTGTGGAGCTTCTCGTTCGAAAAAAGATGCGCTTAAAGAAAAATAACGTCTATCTTGTTCGAATCTCTCATGAGGCAAAACGATTGCTTGAGCACCTTGGAATCCTTGGAGAAGGGTTTTCGTTTATCCGCACGATCTCACAAGAAATAGTGAACACATCATGCTGTAAGAGAGCATACTTAAGAGGGGCGTTTTTAGCAGGGGGCTCAATTAATCACCCAGAAACCTCATCTTATCATTTAGAGGTTTTTTCTCTCTATGAGGAACATAATCAATCTTTATGTGAATTGATGAACGAATACGATCTAAATGCAAAAACCTTGGAACGTAAGAAGGGGTTCATCACGTATATGAAAGAGAGCGAAAAAATTACGGAGTTCTTAAACATCATCGGCGCACACCAAGCTCTTCTTTATTTTGAGGACGTGCGTATTATGAAAGATATGCGTAATTCTGTAAACCGTCTTGTAAACTGCGAAACCGCTAACTTAAATAAGACGGTAGGTGCAGCTTTAAGACAAGTGGAGAATATCCGGCTGGTGGAACGTGAGATCGGCCTTGAGCAGCTTCCGCCGAAACTACGTGAAATCGCAGAACTTCGAATGAAACACCAAGATGTTACATTGAAAGAGCTTGGGGAAATGGTGGAAAGCGGTGTCGTTAGTAAATCAGGCATCAATCATCGTCTCCGGAAAATTGACCAGCTGGCTGAACGTATTCGCTCTGGGCAATCGGTGGAATTAAAAATGTAA
- a CDS encoding gluconeogenesis factor YvcK family protein has protein sequence MKQKKIVVIGGGTGLSVLLRGLKTFPVSITAVVTVADDGGSSGRLRQELDIPPPGDVRNVLVALAEVEPLVEELFQHRFQNGNGLSGHSLGNLLLAGMTSLTGDFAKGIAELSKVLNVRGKVFPAANRSVVLHGEMEDGTVVTGESKIPLSKKRIKRVFLTPADISPLYESVKAIQEADLIVLGPGSLYTSVLPNLLVPGISEAVSESEAKKVYICNVMTQSGETDGYTASEHLDALFSHCGKGMIDEILVHGSPVSDEVRKHYSKEHAVPVTVDTDRLQSMGVGIICDHFVVEYEKMLRHDAIKVSKALIDVIDKR, from the coding sequence GTGAAGCAAAAGAAAATTGTTGTAATCGGCGGAGGAACAGGACTATCTGTATTGCTTCGAGGGTTAAAAACATTTCCTGTTTCGATCACGGCGGTTGTAACAGTGGCCGATGATGGGGGCAGCTCAGGGCGTTTGAGGCAAGAGCTTGATATTCCGCCTCCTGGAGATGTTCGTAACGTTCTCGTCGCCCTTGCTGAAGTAGAGCCATTAGTAGAAGAGTTATTTCAGCATCGTTTTCAAAATGGGAATGGCTTATCAGGACATTCCTTAGGCAACTTGCTGTTAGCAGGAATGACGTCTCTCACTGGAGATTTTGCAAAAGGGATTGCAGAGCTCAGCAAGGTCTTAAATGTACGTGGAAAAGTATTTCCTGCTGCTAATCGCAGTGTCGTCTTACATGGTGAGATGGAAGATGGCACCGTGGTAACAGGGGAGTCAAAAATACCGCTTTCCAAAAAACGAATTAAACGGGTCTTTTTAACACCAGCAGACATTAGTCCGCTTTATGAAAGTGTTAAAGCTATTCAAGAGGCAGACCTCATCGTACTTGGGCCAGGAAGCCTATATACAAGCGTTCTGCCAAATCTGCTCGTTCCAGGGATCAGTGAAGCTGTTTCAGAGTCAGAAGCAAAAAAGGTATATATCTGCAATGTGATGACACAAAGTGGAGAGACTGACGGCTATACAGCCTCCGAACACCTCGATGCGTTGTTTTCTCATTGCGGAAAAGGTATGATAGATGAAATCCTCGTTCATGGGTCACCTGTATCTGATGAAGTGAGGAAGCATTATTCAAAAGAACATGCTGTCCCTGTTACTGTAGATACCGACCGGCTTCAATCAATGGGCGTCGGCATAATCTGTGATCATTTTGTTGTGGAGTATGAGAAAATGCTGAGACATGATGCGATTAAAGTATCTAAGGCATTGATAGATGTAATAGATAAAAGGTAA
- the rapZ gene encoding RNase adapter RapZ, with amino-acid sequence MTNQEEIQIVIITGMSGAGKTVAVQSFEDLGYFCVDNLPPALIPKFVDLLKGSNGTMNKVALVIDLRGKAFFDHLFEAIDAISIEENIQLKMQILFLDAKDAKLVQRYKETRRSHPLAKGGLPLDGIKKERELLEELKGRAQQIIDTTEMKPIQLRERIIQRFKTTDRHPFSINIMSFGFKYGIPIDADLVFDVRFLPNPHYVDHLRPQTGLNEEVSSYVLKWSETQTFIEKLRDLLTYMLPQYKREGKSQVVIGIGCTGGKHRSVTLAEYFGEAFSNEYVMHVSHRDIEKGKEKTT; translated from the coding sequence ATGACCAATCAAGAAGAAATACAAATCGTAATCATCACAGGGATGTCTGGGGCAGGAAAAACTGTGGCTGTCCAAAGTTTTGAAGACTTAGGGTATTTCTGTGTGGATAATTTGCCCCCTGCTTTAATTCCAAAATTTGTTGATCTCTTAAAAGGCTCAAACGGGACGATGAATAAAGTCGCACTCGTTATCGACCTTCGCGGGAAAGCATTTTTTGATCATTTATTTGAGGCAATTGATGCGATCAGCATAGAAGAAAACATCCAGCTTAAAATGCAAATTTTGTTCTTAGATGCAAAGGATGCCAAGCTCGTACAACGCTACAAAGAAACGAGAAGGTCTCATCCATTAGCTAAAGGCGGACTTCCGCTGGATGGAATTAAAAAAGAACGTGAATTGCTTGAAGAGTTAAAAGGCCGCGCCCAGCAGATTATTGATACAACAGAGATGAAGCCAATCCAGCTGCGTGAGAGAATTATCCAGCGTTTTAAAACGACGGATCGTCATCCATTCTCAATCAATATCATGTCGTTTGGCTTTAAATACGGAATCCCGATTGATGCCGACCTTGTTTTTGATGTGAGATTCCTGCCTAATCCTCATTATGTCGATCATCTAAGACCTCAAACAGGATTAAATGAAGAAGTGTCTTCGTATGTACTGAAGTGGAGTGAAACACAGACATTTATTGAAAAGCTTCGTGACTTGCTGACGTATATGCTTCCACAGTATAAACGTGAAGGTAAGAGCCAGGTTGTCATCGGAATTGGATGTACTGGCGGAAAGCACCGTTCGGTTACTTTAGCAGAATACTTTGGTGAGGCATTTTCAAATGAGTATGTAATGCATGTGAGTCATAGAGATATTGAAAAGGGGAAGGAAAAAACAACGTGA
- a CDS encoding NUDIX hydrolase produces MQRVTNCVLVNGDQALLLQKPRRGWWVAPGGKMESGESIKEAVTREFREETGFLVKDAKLRAVFSMVIIEDDKIQSEWMMFTFQATQYEGEQLEESPEGSLKWQPLDQITSLPMAEGDKQLFRHVLEHDGLMYGTFHYTPDFKLLSYRLDPDPSDPDQSK; encoded by the coding sequence TTGCAAAGGGTTACAAACTGTGTACTAGTAAATGGAGATCAAGCGTTATTGTTACAGAAGCCACGTAGAGGATGGTGGGTGGCACCAGGAGGAAAAATGGAATCTGGTGAATCCATTAAAGAAGCAGTGACAAGAGAGTTCCGTGAAGAAACAGGATTTCTTGTGAAAGATGCGAAGCTGCGTGCCGTTTTTTCAATGGTCATTATTGAAGATGACAAGATTCAATCTGAGTGGATGATGTTTACATTTCAAGCAACACAGTATGAAGGTGAACAGCTTGAGGAATCACCAGAAGGATCTTTAAAATGGCAGCCGCTAGATCAGATTACATCCCTGCCTATGGCTGAAGGAGATAAACAGTTATTCCGTCACGTGTTAGAACACGACGGATTGATGTATGGAACGTTCCATTACACACCCGATTTTAAATTGCTATCTTATCGATTAGATCCTGATCCATCAGATCCTGATCAATCTAAGTAA
- the trxB gene encoding thioredoxin-disulfide reductase produces the protein MSEEKVYDVIIAGAGPAGMTAAVYTSRANLSTIMLERGVPGGQMANTEDVENYPGFDHILGPELSTKMFEHAKKFGAEYGYGDVKEIIDEGHYKIVKAGSKEYKARSVIVATGAEYKKLGIPGEKELSGRGVSYCAVCDGAFFKGKELVVVGGGDSAVEEAVYLTRFASKVTVIHRRDQLRAQKILQDRAFNNDKIEFIWNHVVNEINEEGGKVGSVTIENTETGETKDFKTDGVFIYIGMLPLNASVKNLGILNEEGYVVTNEEMETKVPGIYAAGDIREKSLRQIVTATGDGSLAAQNVQHYLESLAEQTK, from the coding sequence ATGAGTGAAGAAAAAGTGTATGATGTCATTATCGCAGGAGCGGGTCCTGCCGGAATGACTGCAGCTGTTTATACATCTCGTGCAAACTTAAGCACGATTATGCTTGAGCGCGGAGTTCCTGGCGGTCAGATGGCTAATACAGAAGATGTAGAAAACTATCCCGGCTTTGACCATATTTTAGGGCCTGAGCTTTCAACAAAAATGTTTGAGCATGCGAAGAAGTTCGGTGCTGAATATGGCTATGGCGATGTAAAAGAGATTATCGATGAAGGTCATTATAAGATCGTCAAAGCAGGCAGTAAAGAATACAAGGCGCGTTCTGTCATTGTTGCAACGGGTGCAGAATATAAAAAGCTTGGCATTCCAGGTGAAAAAGAGCTTAGCGGCCGCGGGGTTTCATACTGTGCTGTTTGTGACGGAGCTTTCTTTAAAGGGAAAGAGCTTGTTGTTGTCGGCGGAGGAGACTCGGCTGTTGAAGAGGCTGTTTACTTAACTCGTTTTGCTTCTAAAGTGACAGTCATTCACCGCCGTGATCAGCTTCGTGCTCAAAAAATTCTTCAAGATCGTGCGTTTAACAATGATAAGATCGAATTTATTTGGAATCATGTTGTAAACGAGATCAATGAAGAGGGCGGAAAAGTAGGCAGTGTCACAATTGAGAACACAGAAACAGGCGAAACAAAAGATTTCAAGACAGATGGTGTATTCATCTACATCGGTATGCTTCCGCTAAATGCGAGTGTGAAAAACCTTGGCATCTTAAATGAAGAAGGATATGTTGTTACAAATGAAGAAATGGAAACGAAAGTACCTGGCATTTATGCAGCAGGTGATATTCGTGAAAAATCTCTTCGTCAAATCGTCACAGCAACAGGCGATGGCAGCTTAGCTGCACAAAATGTGCAACATTATCTAGAAAGTCTCGCAGAACAGACAAAATAA
- a CDS encoding tetratricopeptide repeat protein, with product MNLTPENEQENRNVIPFYRSGDYFFHRGIIAYRKNHLKRAVKLFERAVKLTDQEPVFHVQLAAVLSEIGQYERSNDILEMVLTNHGDDQSECYFFMANNYAYLGLFEKAEEAAKRYMVLTPGGEFFKDAGDLLDLMQVEQNEAEADADDEEDWESFDLSSDEYIIEHGRARTLLRDGKPEEALPILQDIITEHPACWSAHNHLAEALFRLGDDSAFELSRNVLQEDEGNLFALCNLAVFYTMKDNELSAAPFIDAIKRIYPLDIEHHMKVAQVLAAVGHYEQVIGRIMRVEPFILEREPDLFHCLAVAYYHTDQYEKALFYWRRAGKLGNKSAAEILEKVEQGTLLARDVEYHLW from the coding sequence ATGAACTTAACACCTGAAAATGAGCAAGAAAACCGAAATGTGATCCCGTTTTATCGCAGCGGCGATTATTTCTTTCATAGAGGCATTATTGCTTATCGTAAAAACCATCTGAAGCGAGCAGTGAAATTATTTGAACGTGCTGTTAAGCTGACGGATCAAGAGCCGGTTTTTCATGTTCAATTAGCGGCAGTTCTCTCAGAGATCGGCCAGTATGAGAGATCGAATGACATTTTAGAGATGGTCCTAACGAATCACGGAGACGATCAATCTGAATGTTATTTTTTCATGGCTAACAATTATGCCTATCTTGGATTATTTGAAAAGGCTGAAGAGGCCGCAAAGCGTTACATGGTATTAACTCCTGGCGGGGAGTTCTTCAAAGACGCAGGCGACTTGTTGGATTTAATGCAAGTAGAGCAAAATGAAGCAGAGGCTGATGCGGACGACGAAGAAGATTGGGAGTCGTTTGATTTGTCCTCTGATGAATATATTATTGAGCATGGCCGTGCCCGTACACTGCTTAGAGACGGGAAACCTGAAGAGGCGCTTCCTATTTTGCAAGACATTATTACGGAGCACCCTGCTTGCTGGTCGGCGCATAATCATTTAGCTGAAGCACTTTTTCGTCTAGGCGATGATTCGGCGTTTGAACTAAGCAGAAATGTGTTACAAGAAGATGAGGGGAATTTATTCGCCCTTTGTAATTTAGCAGTATTTTATACGATGAAAGACAATGAGTTGTCTGCAGCACCTTTTATTGATGCGATTAAGCGCATTTATCCGCTTGATATCGAACATCATATGAAGGTAGCACAAGTTCTGGCAGCAGTCGGACATTACGAGCAGGTCATCGGACGGATTATGCGTGTAGAGCCCTTCATTTTAGAACGTGAACCCGATCTGTTCCATTGCTTAGCTGTGGCGTACTATCACACAGACCAGTATGAAAAGGCCTTATTTTACTGGCGCAGAGCGGGAAAGCTAGGGAATAAATCTGCGGCAGAAATTCTTGAAAAAGTAGAGCAAGGCACCCTTTTGGCGCGCGATGTAGAATACCACCTGTGGTAA